One Tessaracoccus lacteus DNA window includes the following coding sequences:
- a CDS encoding phosphotransferase has protein sequence MTGWDESDQVRFFTDEAAPVVAAQLSTEATAELVELHHRPGAGVSGLFEVTDDGTRRYLVATTENVHGDLVEVEVPRGRLRIWEHPADPLLPGLPLASVPAEVQATWGDGARLRSLETVTYRPLRRAVLRATFDGGPGQVFLKVLRRDADLLARRHRLLSEAGIPVPSVVGPVRQQVVALSSVTGTPLAQAFMDSAEIPLPPARITELVDAMPDDLTTLPAREAWTDRIVDYASAAKVAFPAGARRIDAVVATVTGILDGEPRGPVVATHGDLYEANLFVADARVSGVIDVDAVGPGHAVDDLACFLAHLAVLRTIHPGYAHTEAFLSSYLDAFSAYVDAHGASRAGLLARAAAVVCTLIAGARDEGLPEWEAAADQRLRIAEGFAALAWGSWLIAHPGG, from the coding sequence GTGACCGGCTGGGATGAGAGCGACCAGGTCCGCTTCTTCACCGACGAGGCCGCGCCGGTGGTCGCCGCGCAACTCTCGACGGAGGCCACCGCAGAGCTCGTCGAGCTGCACCACCGCCCGGGGGCGGGCGTCTCGGGGCTGTTCGAGGTGACCGACGACGGCACCAGGCGCTACCTCGTCGCCACGACGGAGAACGTGCACGGCGACCTCGTGGAGGTCGAGGTGCCGCGCGGCCGGCTCCGCATCTGGGAGCATCCCGCCGACCCGCTCCTGCCGGGCCTCCCGCTGGCCAGCGTCCCGGCCGAGGTGCAGGCGACCTGGGGCGACGGGGCCAGGCTCCGATCGCTGGAGACCGTGACCTACCGGCCGCTGCGGCGCGCCGTGCTGCGCGCCACCTTCGACGGCGGACCCGGTCAGGTATTCCTCAAGGTCCTGCGCCGCGACGCCGACCTGCTGGCCCGACGACACCGCCTCCTGAGCGAGGCGGGGATTCCGGTGCCAAGCGTCGTCGGACCGGTGAGGCAGCAGGTCGTGGCCCTCAGCTCGGTGACGGGGACCCCGCTCGCCCAGGCGTTCATGGACTCCGCGGAGATCCCCCTTCCCCCCGCCCGGATCACCGAACTCGTCGACGCCATGCCCGATGACCTCACCACCCTGCCGGCCCGCGAGGCATGGACGGACCGCATCGTCGACTACGCGAGCGCAGCGAAGGTCGCCTTCCCTGCCGGAGCGCGGCGGATCGACGCCGTCGTCGCGACCGTGACAGGCATCCTGGACGGGGAACCCCGCGGCCCGGTCGTCGCGACGCACGGCGACCTCTACGAGGCGAACCTGTTCGTCGCCGACGCCCGGGTCAGCGGCGTCATCGACGTCGACGCCGTCGGCCCAGGGCACGCCGTCGACGACCTTGCCTGCTTCCTGGCCCACCTCGCGGTGCTCCGCACGATCCACCCCGGCTACGCCCACACGGAGGCCTTCCTCAGCTCCTACCTCGACGCGTTCTCGGCCTACGTCGACGCCCACGGAGCCAGCCGCGCCGGGCTCCTGGCCCGCGCCGCCGCCGTCGTCTGCACGCTGATCGCAGGGGCCCGCGACGAGGGCCTGCCCGAGTGGGAGGCCGCCGCCGACCAACGGCTACGCATCGCGGAGGGCTTCGCCGCGCTCGCGTGGGGCTCGTGGCTCATCGCGCACCCCGGAGGTTGA
- a CDS encoding DMT family transporter: MRLATGAILLVTAIWGSTFFIIKDAVSRVDPIDFLAVRFLVGALVPSLIFLGRLRRLSWRQWSIALGLGVLYGFAQIAQTTGLQTTAASASGFLTGVYVVLTPLILWALFRVRPQRVTWVAVALAMAGIAVLSLSGLTGIGRGEALTLLGAALYALHIVMLDRFSRAMDPVSLATVQLIGIAIICGGAALPTGIDFTPDGVVWAAVLYTAIAAGIATMVLQTWAQRHIPPSRVVLLMAFEPVFATLFAVLFGGETLTLRFLLGGSMILAATLIGVRAGPGDRAEPLVAAD; the protein is encoded by the coding sequence ATGCGGCTGGCGACGGGAGCGATCCTGCTGGTCACGGCCATCTGGGGCTCGACCTTCTTCATCATCAAGGACGCCGTCAGCCGGGTCGATCCGATCGACTTCCTGGCCGTCAGGTTCCTGGTCGGCGCGCTGGTGCCGTCGCTGATCTTCCTTGGCCGGCTCCGGCGGCTCAGCTGGCGACAGTGGAGCATCGCGCTCGGCCTGGGCGTGCTCTACGGGTTCGCGCAGATCGCCCAGACGACAGGCCTCCAGACCACGGCGGCCTCCGCCTCGGGATTCCTGACCGGCGTCTACGTCGTGCTGACGCCCCTGATCCTGTGGGCCCTGTTCCGGGTGCGGCCGCAGCGCGTCACCTGGGTGGCCGTGGCGCTCGCGATGGCGGGCATCGCGGTGCTGAGCCTGTCCGGCCTGACCGGCATCGGCCGCGGCGAGGCCCTCACCCTGCTCGGCGCGGCGCTCTACGCCCTGCACATCGTCATGCTCGACCGCTTCTCCCGCGCCATGGACCCCGTCAGCCTCGCGACGGTGCAGCTGATCGGCATCGCCATCATCTGCGGCGGCGCGGCGCTGCCGACGGGCATCGACTTCACGCCCGACGGCGTCGTCTGGGCCGCCGTGCTGTACACGGCCATCGCAGCCGGCATCGCCACGATGGTGCTGCAGACCTGGGCTCAGCGGCACATCCCGCCGTCGCGCGTGGTGCTGCTGATGGCCTTCGAGCCCGTCTTCGCGACGCTCTTCGCCGTGCTGTTCGGCGGCGAGACCCTCACCCTGAGGTTCCTGCTCGGCGGCTCGATGATCCTGGCCGCCACCCTGATCGGCGTCCGGGCAGGGCCGGGCGACCGCGCGGAACCCCTCGTCGCGGCAGACTAG
- a CDS encoding IS3 family transposase (programmed frameshift) translates to MPKPHPKEFRDDVIAVARKGEAPIGQIAKDFGISESCLRNWLAKADRVDAPAADNRSAAELREANKRIRLLEQENEVLRRAAAYLSRDNQPKMMFPLVTDLAQTKGTLRVPVAVSCRVLGFSRQAYYQWLACPVSQRDWDDAHLINAAIDLHAEDPGLGYRLIADDLPEMGITAGENRVHRLCKLQRIRSFHSVKNGSWKKPGPAVHDDLVQRQFHAEGPNRLWLTDITEHRTSEGKLYLCAVKDVWSNRIVGYSIDTRMKKRIAINALRMAVQRRGPVAGCIVHSDRGSQFRAHTYVAELKVHDLTGSMGRVASSPDNAAMESFFALLQKNVLNRHPWTSRAELRLAMITWIEKSYHRRRRQRRLGKLTPVEFEAVHHTTTQAA, encoded by the exons ATGCCCAAGCCCCATCCGAAAGAGTTCCGCGATGATGTGATCGCGGTCGCCCGCAAGGGCGAGGCCCCGATCGGCCAGATCGCCAAGGACTTCGGGATCAGTGAGTCCTGCCTGCGCAACTGGCTGGCCAAGGCCGATCGTGTTGATGCCCCCGCCGCAGACAACCGCTCCGCAGCCGAACTACGGGAAGCCAACAAGCGCATCCGGCTGCTGGAGCAGGAGAACGAAGTCCTGCGCCGCGCCGCCGCCTACCTGTCCCGCGACA ATCAACCCAAAATGATGTTCCCCTTGGTCACCGACCTGGCCCAGACCAAGGGGACGCTCCGGGTGCCGGTCGCGGTCTCCTGCCGGGTGCTGGGCTTCTCGCGGCAGGCCTACTACCAGTGGCTCGCCTGCCCAGTCTCGCAGCGCGACTGGGACGATGCACACCTGATCAACGCCGCCATCGACCTGCATGCCGAAGACCCTGGTCTGGGTTATCGCCTCATCGCCGATGACCTGCCCGAGATGGGCATCACCGCTGGTGAGAACCGAGTCCACCGGCTCTGCAAGCTGCAGCGGATCCGTTCGTTCCACTCGGTCAAGAACGGGTCATGGAAGAAGCCCGGGCCGGCGGTCCACGATGACCTGGTGCAGCGCCAGTTCCATGCCGAGGGGCCTAACCGGTTGTGGTTGACCGACATCACCGAGCACCGCACCAGCGAGGGCAAGCTGTACCTGTGTGCGGTCAAGGACGTCTGGTCCAACCGCATTGTGGGGTACTCGATCGACACCCGCATGAAGAAGCGGATCGCGATCAACGCCCTGCGCATGGCCGTCCAACGTCGCGGACCAGTTGCTGGTTGCATCGTCCACTCGGACCGAGGCAGCCAATTCCGAGCCCACACCTATGTGGCCGAGTTGAAGGTCCACGACCTCACAGGTTCCATGGGCAGGGTCGCCTCAAGTCCCGACAATGCCGCCATGGAGAGCTTCTTCGCGCTGCTGCAGAAGAACGTCCTCAACCGCCACCCGTGGACCAGCCGGGCCGAGCTGCGGCTGGCCATGATCACCTGGATCGAGAAGTCTTACCACCGCCGACGCCGCCAACGGCGTCTCGGCAAACTCACCCCAGTAGAGTTCGAAGCAGTCCATCACACGACCACACAGGCCGCCTGA
- a CDS encoding DUF4031 domain-containing protein yields the protein MAILLDAARWPAHGTVFGHLVSDSTLAELHAFARTVGLPAQAFDHDHYDVPESRYRELIAAGATIVGEKDLVARLTASGLRVRSPERTPTRATALRRVQERWAPLGLPMAIRDDLLERWHHKDRHYHDVRHLWQCLAALEVLGCDDPIVELAAWFHDAVYTGTTGDAATPGNPANRPSTTSAASPGDTASPTNRANTAKAGEGVGTGEADKAASTGDEEASARLAERLLDGKLAAHRVAEVARLVRMTADHRPTDERGALLSDADLSILGQIPGRYHVYVRDVRLDYAHVDDAAWRVGRSRVLEGLLAADPLFHTAHGRELWDAQARANLADELAGLTDR from the coding sequence GTGGCGATTCTCCTCGACGCGGCCCGCTGGCCTGCGCACGGCACGGTTTTCGGACATCTGGTGTCCGATTCGACGCTCGCGGAACTGCACGCCTTCGCCCGCACCGTCGGGTTGCCGGCGCAGGCATTCGACCACGACCACTACGACGTCCCCGAGTCACGGTACCGCGAGCTGATCGCGGCCGGCGCGACGATCGTCGGCGAGAAAGACCTCGTCGCCCGGCTCACCGCCAGCGGGCTGCGCGTCCGCTCTCCCGAGCGCACGCCGACGAGGGCCACCGCGCTGCGGCGGGTCCAGGAGCGCTGGGCTCCGCTCGGGCTGCCCATGGCCATCCGCGACGACCTGCTTGAGCGGTGGCACCACAAGGACAGGCACTACCACGACGTGCGGCACCTGTGGCAGTGTCTGGCCGCGCTGGAGGTGCTCGGCTGCGACGACCCGATCGTCGAGCTGGCGGCCTGGTTCCACGACGCCGTCTACACGGGAACTACGGGCGACGCAGCCACCCCGGGCAACCCGGCCAACCGGCCCAGCACGACCAGCGCGGCCAGCCCGGGCGACACGGCCAGCCCGACCAACCGGGCCAACACGGCCAAGGCGGGTGAGGGAGTCGGCACGGGCGAGGCAGACAAGGCGGCCAGCACGGGCGACGAGGAGGCCTCGGCCCGGCTCGCCGAGCGGCTGCTCGACGGCAAGCTGGCGGCCCACCGCGTCGCGGAGGTCGCGCGGCTGGTCCGTATGACCGCCGACCACCGCCCGACCGACGAGCGCGGCGCGCTGCTCTCCGACGCTGACCTGTCGATCCTCGGCCAGATCCCCGGCCGCTACCACGTCTACGTGCGGGACGTCCGCCTGGACTACGCCCACGTCGACGACGCCGCGTGGCGCGTCGGCCGCTCGCGGGTCCTCGAAGGTCTCCTCGCCGCCGACCCCCTGTTCCACACCGCCCACGGCCGGGAGCTGTGGGATGCCCAGGCCAGGGCCAACCTCGCCGACGAGCTGGCCGGCCTGACCGACCGCTGA
- the lysS gene encoding lysine--tRNA ligase, whose product MTDTTPTEVTDSEQTLVRKEKRQRLLDAGSQVYPADLSRSHTLSEIRANEAWNALEAGEETQDVVTVGGRVVFIRNTGKLAFATLQDGFAPEQNGERLQVMLSLAEIGEEALAAWKSDVDLGDFVWVQGRVIRSKRGELSIMANQWRMASKALRPLPVLHKDLSEEARVRRRYVDLIVRDEAREMVRKRSAITRAIRDTLYGQGYLEVETPILQLVHGGAAARPFETHINAFDIDMSLRIALELHLKRTMVGGADRVFELGRVFRNEGIDSTHSAEFTMLEAYQSWGDQKTIAALIQSIIVAAADAVGSRTVETSKGEINLDGEWTWLGVYPGVSAAVGEEITPETPAERLRALLDEHEIEFDPKFAEGKLVMKLFEELVEPTLIQPTFVCDYPAVAQPLARPHRSEPGKIEAWDLIIGGMERGTGFTELIDPVIQRDVLVTQSLAAAAGDPDAMQLDEDFLEALEYGVPPMGGLGLGVDRLVMLLTGVGIRETILYPLLRPQG is encoded by the coding sequence GTGACTGACACCACCCCCACCGAAGTGACCGATTCCGAGCAGACCCTCGTCCGCAAGGAGAAGCGGCAGCGGCTGCTGGACGCCGGTTCCCAGGTGTACCCGGCGGACCTCAGCCGCAGCCACACGCTCAGCGAGATCCGCGCGAACGAGGCCTGGAATGCGCTCGAGGCGGGCGAGGAGACCCAGGACGTCGTCACCGTCGGCGGTCGCGTCGTGTTCATCCGCAACACCGGCAAGCTGGCCTTCGCGACGCTGCAGGACGGCTTCGCCCCCGAACAGAACGGCGAGCGCCTGCAGGTGATGCTGTCGCTGGCCGAGATCGGCGAGGAGGCCCTCGCAGCCTGGAAGTCCGACGTCGACCTGGGCGACTTCGTCTGGGTGCAGGGGCGCGTCATCCGCTCCAAGCGCGGCGAGCTGTCGATCATGGCGAACCAGTGGCGGATGGCGTCCAAGGCGCTGCGCCCGCTGCCCGTGCTGCACAAGGACCTCTCTGAGGAGGCCCGCGTGCGCCGTCGCTACGTGGATCTCATCGTCCGCGACGAGGCCCGCGAGATGGTCCGCAAGCGTTCCGCCATCACGCGCGCGATCCGCGACACGCTCTACGGCCAGGGCTACCTTGAGGTCGAGACGCCGATCCTGCAGCTGGTGCACGGCGGCGCCGCGGCCCGCCCGTTCGAGACGCACATCAACGCCTTCGACATCGACATGAGCCTGCGCATCGCGCTGGAGCTGCACCTGAAGCGGACGATGGTCGGCGGCGCGGACCGCGTGTTCGAGCTGGGCCGGGTGTTCCGCAACGAGGGCATCGACTCCACGCACTCCGCCGAGTTCACCATGCTCGAGGCGTACCAGTCGTGGGGCGACCAGAAGACCATCGCGGCGCTGATCCAGTCGATCATCGTCGCCGCGGCCGACGCCGTCGGCAGCCGCACCGTCGAGACGTCGAAGGGCGAGATCAACCTCGACGGCGAGTGGACCTGGCTCGGCGTCTACCCGGGCGTCTCGGCGGCCGTCGGCGAGGAGATCACGCCCGAGACCCCCGCCGAGCGGCTGCGCGCGCTGCTGGACGAGCACGAGATCGAGTTCGACCCGAAGTTCGCCGAGGGCAAGCTCGTCATGAAGCTGTTCGAGGAACTCGTCGAGCCGACGCTGATCCAGCCGACGTTCGTGTGCGACTACCCGGCCGTCGCGCAGCCGCTGGCCCGCCCGCACCGCAGCGAGCCCGGCAAGATCGAGGCCTGGGACCTCATCATCGGCGGCATGGAGCGCGGCACCGGCTTCACCGAGCTGATCGACCCGGTCATCCAGCGCGACGTGCTCGTGACCCAGTCGCTGGCCGCCGCGGCCGGTGACCCCGACGCCATGCAGCTCGACGAGGACTTCCTGGAGGCGCTGGAGTACGGGGTGCCGCCGATGGGCGGCCTCGGGCTGGGCGTCGACCGCCTCGTCATGCTGCTGACCGGCGTCGGCATCCGCGAGACGATCCTCTACCCGCTGCTGCGCCCCCAGGGCTGA